From the genome of Methanofervidicoccus abyssi, one region includes:
- a CDS encoding ATPase, T2SS/T4P/T4SS family: MGLFDRIKKKSIKPTPIIVKKSKILDEIDVEKIGSDILQNNKTNISTDVTKRPIEKEDNTQILKSKEEFSVKFEKFKITSPKVIDTYTVKIEDMEFEVVLEKEEGYIYYIIPEIDQMLNILSKLPKNSVQEIKTDISEGEFNSVGEIYRYLSNYVEKYDLDLKNAEIRSLAKYFYLIVGKLGFLEIPLNDERLEEIMINGEYRYAYVFHRKYQMCKTNIIFNEEELRRIIESIALIAGRTIDARTPMLDAFLPDGSRVNATIKEVTPEGDTLTIRKFTKDPLTVVDLIKFGTFNFEFAAFLWQAVEGYFGAKPANTLIAGGTGSGKTTTLNVISMFSMYTDRIVTIEDTPELQIPHDHVIKMITRPPRPGVPGYEITMNDLIKNALRMRPDRIFVGEVRGEEAHSLLVAMNTGHDGALVGEELIYLSDGTVVEIGNFVDRFFEEGYKVIKEDNGFEWIDISKDNIYIKSFNKRSLKIEDKLISHVWRKRYSGKLLKIKTESNREITLTYDHPLYVLRGVIFEVNASSLEVGDYIALPKRCTEYERWEIVNKSAGNGDTVVEDLNVSDVLSGDISWDRVVSIEEVIYNGYIYDLTVEDNHTYIAGSNWGIIVSNCSGTIHANSASEAINRLINPPMNVPKIMLSSLDFIINQQRIKRNRKTIRRILEVIEISGSGENISQTLLFTYDSVEDTIKREGICMWEEEVCNIAGITREELIEDRLNRIEVLKYAVRNNIRDIKSVGNLIRRYQEDPERLLNSIRL; encoded by the coding sequence ATGGGGCTATTTGATAGAATTAAAAAGAAAAGTATTAAACCTACGCCTATCATTGTTAAAAAAAGTAAAATTTTAGATGAAATAGATGTTGAGAAGATAGGTAGTGACATTCTTCAAAATAATAAGACTAATATATCAACAGATGTTACTAAAAGACCTATTGAAAAAGAAGACAACACCCAAATATTGAAGTCCAAAGAAGAATTTTCTGTTAAATTTGAAAAGTTTAAAATAACGTCCCCAAAAGTTATAGATACCTATACTGTGAAAATAGAAGATATGGAATTTGAGGTAGTTTTGGAAAAAGAAGAAGGGTATATATATTATATAATACCTGAGATTGATCAGATGTTAAATATATTATCCAAATTACCAAAAAATAGTGTTCAGGAAATAAAAACTGATATATCAGAAGGAGAGTTCAACAGTGTCGGTGAAATATATAGATACTTATCAAACTATGTAGAGAAATATGATTTAGATCTTAAAAATGCTGAAATTAGAAGTTTAGCAAAGTACTTCTACTTGATTGTTGGTAAATTGGGGTTTTTAGAGATACCTCTAAATGACGAGAGATTAGAAGAGATAATGATAAATGGAGAATACAGATACGCTTACGTGTTCCATAGAAAATACCAGATGTGTAAAACCAACATTATTTTTAATGAAGAAGAATTAAGAAGAATTATAGAAAGTATAGCATTAATTGCAGGGAGGACAATAGATGCCAGAACTCCTATGTTGGATGCATTTTTACCTGATGGAAGTAGAGTTAATGCTACCATAAAGGAGGTTACACCAGAAGGGGATACTTTAACTATCCGTAAATTCACGAAAGATCCTTTAACAGTTGTTGATCTTATAAAATTTGGTACCTTCAACTTTGAATTTGCAGCCTTCCTATGGCAGGCTGTAGAGGGATACTTCGGAGCTAAACCTGCAAATACCTTAATTGCAGGAGGTACAGGTTCTGGTAAGACTACAACCCTCAACGTAATATCTATGTTCTCCATGTACACTGATAGAATAGTCACCATCGAGGATACACCAGAACTTCAGATACCCCATGATCATGTAATAAAGATGATAACTAGACCTCCAAGACCTGGAGTTCCCGGCTACGAAATTACCATGAATGATCTAATCAAAAACGCCTTAAGGATGAGGCCTGATAGGATATTTGTAGGAGAAGTGAGAGGTGAAGAAGCTCACTCTCTTTTAGTAGCCATGAACACTGGCCATGACGGTGCGTTAGTTGGAGAAGAGTTGATATACCTATCTGATGGGACGGTTGTGGAGATAGGAAACTTTGTAGATAGGTTCTTCGAGGAAGGATATAAAGTAATAAAGGAGGATAATGGATTTGAATGGATAGATATATCTAAGGATAACATATACATCAAGAGTTTCAACAAGAGATCCTTAAAAATCGAGGATAAGTTGATATCTCACGTATGGAGAAAAAGATATTCTGGAAAACTTCTAAAAATAAAAACTGAGAGTAACAGGGAGATAACCCTTACTTATGATCATCCACTTTATGTACTAAGAGGTGTTATCTTCGAGGTAAATGCTTCTTCATTGGAGGTAGGGGATTATATAGCCCTTCCTAAGAGATGCACGGAATATGAAAGATGGGAAATAGTTAACAAGAGTGCTGGAAATGGAGATACAGTAGTAGAAGATCTAAATGTTTCAGATGTTTTAAGTGGAGATATCTCTTGGGATAGAGTTGTCTCTATCGAGGAAGTCATCTACAACGGTTATATATACGATCTTACAGTGGAGGACAACCATACCTATATAGCAGGGAGTAACTGGGGAATTATAGTTTCTAACTGTTCTGGGACTATCCACGCAAACAGTGCAAGTGAGGCTATAAATAGGTTGATAAACCCACCGATGAATGTACCTAAGATCATGTTATCTTCCTTAGATTTTATTATAAACCAGCAGAGAATTAAAAGGAATAGAAAAACTATTAGAAGGATATTGGAAGTTATAGAAATCAGTGGTTCTGGTGAAAATATATCACAAACACTTCTCTTCACTTACGATAGTGTGGAGGATACTATAAAAAGAGAAGGAATCTGTATGTGGGAAGAAGAGGTTTGTAATATTGCAGGTATAACTAGGGAGGAGTTAATAGAAGATAGACTTAACAGAATTGAAGTGTTGAAGTATGCTGTTAGAAACAATATAAGGGATATAAAAAGTGTAGGTAATTTAATAAGGAGATACCAGGAGGATCCAGAAAGATTGCTTAATAGTATAAGGCTCTAA
- a CDS encoding type II secretion system F family protein, which yields MTNTIIKRLKELFKEFLETIKKYLSEIIDTIDNVIYFKLNIGRPRGYIKRKKISLGDIKKLIDKYRDIDEDMMKFYDIQEYIDYDSILERKKLEEIEIDLDELLERSYMNILRDYITNFSYCVIRSKYLPSLRDFQYAGIKDINKYFMKVIVISIVVGLIFFLNSIDDIFIGLIDGLFATILVIVAGIYYPKIKLILFRGDIKIQIIVTLLDMIASLNAGMSLQECVKKIAENPEYGIPSFEFKGIIYDIEKGGYSFKEALERARFRTKIPLMKKLYTQLIVAINKGGAQLLLESLYNDILRESTAKIDSSKFQITNLGNLIFGVGIILPFSGMMLSAIQGNTGFSGIIETVDLILTKIAPISAAIFAVFIKLKIE from the coding sequence ATGACAAATACAATTATAAAGAGGTTAAAGGAATTATTTAAAGAATTTTTAGAGACTATCAAAAAGTATCTCTCAGAGATAATTGATACTATAGATAATGTGATCTATTTTAAATTAAATATTGGAAGGCCTCGAGGTTATATAAAAAGAAAGAAAATTTCTCTAGGCGATATCAAAAAACTAATTGATAAGTACAGAGATATTGATGAAGATATGATGAAATTCTACGATATCCAGGAGTATATTGATTACGATAGTATTTTAGAGAGAAAAAAATTAGAGGAAATAGAGATAGACTTAGATGAACTATTGGAACGATCTTATATGAATATTCTTAGAGATTATATTACAAATTTTTCCTACTGTGTAATCCGTAGTAAATATTTACCTTCTTTAAGAGATTTCCAATATGCAGGTATTAAAGATATAAATAAGTATTTCATGAAGGTAATAGTTATATCCATTGTTGTAGGTTTAATATTCTTTTTGAACTCCATAGATGATATATTTATAGGTTTAATAGATGGACTCTTTGCAACTATATTGGTAATAGTTGCAGGAATATACTATCCAAAGATAAAACTCATACTATTTCGAGGAGATATAAAAATCCAGATAATAGTAACACTTCTAGATATGATAGCATCACTAAACGCTGGAATGTCTTTACAGGAGTGTGTTAAAAAAATAGCAGAGAACCCTGAGTATGGTATTCCTTCTTTTGAATTTAAAGGGATTATCTACGATATCGAAAAAGGAGGCTATAGTTTTAAAGAGGCATTAGAGAGGGCAAGATTTAGAACTAAGATACCTCTAATGAAAAAGTTATATACCCAACTTATAGTGGCTATAAATAAAGGAGGTGCCCAGTTACTTTTGGAAAGTTTATACAACGACATTCTCAGAGAATCAACGGCCAAAATAGATTCATCTAAGTTCCAAATAACAAATTTAGGTAATTTAATATTTGGTGTAGGTATAATTTTACCTTTCTCAGGGATGATGCTTTCAGCAATTCAGGGAAATACAGGTTTCAGTGGTATAATAGAAACAGTGGATTTAATTCTGACAAAGATAGCCCCTATATCAGCTGCCATCTTTGCAGTATTTATAAAGTTAAAAATCGAGTGA
- a CDS encoding type II secretion system F family protein, whose translation MVSLYDLYLCIIRRNIILLKECGIKISEKRYLLAIVLSTIIPLILKYFLNLTLKSFMILLIMYLLTTFLLPRIIYDIKIERFERNLPKALYVMVLALESGRSVVDAINEVIESNIREVDIVFLKIVKLIVDKKLSFEDAVLLVSASMDSKIFRLVGRLLIENRKYGGELAKTLATLAKTLEDLQNLRSQLLSVTANGLAVGLIILCGVVPATAGIIGSYLNITATLVPGRTPVTPEEIAKCMEIIQIGTGIFGMLFTIPLFGLKFSRMVVGGTICMTFGILSFYITFNMTKFLFS comes from the coding sequence ATGGTAAGTCTTTACGACTTATACTTGTGTATAATAAGACGAAATATTATTTTGTTAAAGGAGTGTGGTATTAAGATAAGTGAAAAGAGATATCTATTAGCTATAGTACTCTCTACAATAATACCTCTTATATTAAAATACTTCTTGAATCTCACTTTAAAGAGTTTTATGATACTGCTTATTATGTACCTCCTTACTACATTTCTACTTCCCAGAATTATCTACGATATAAAAATAGAGAGGTTTGAACGTAACTTACCTAAGGCTCTCTACGTAATGGTATTGGCGTTAGAATCTGGACGCTCTGTAGTAGATGCTATCAACGAAGTCATTGAGAGTAATATCAGAGAAGTTGACATAGTCTTTTTAAAAATAGTTAAATTAATTGTTGATAAAAAATTAAGTTTTGAAGATGCTGTACTTTTAGTTTCAGCTAGCATGGATTCGAAGATATTTAGGTTAGTTGGGAGGTTGCTTATTGAAAATAGAAAATACGGGGGAGAGTTGGCAAAAACTTTAGCCACTCTTGCAAAAACCCTTGAGGATTTACAAAACCTAAGATCACAGTTGTTAAGTGTTACTGCTAACGGTCTTGCAGTAGGGTTAATAATACTCTGTGGAGTAGTCCCTGCAACTGCAGGTATCATTGGAAGTTATTTAAATATAACTGCAACCTTGGTACCTGGTAGAACTCCAGTAACACCGGAAGAGATTGCAAAGTGTATGGAGATCATCCAGATTGGTACAGGAATCTTTGGAATGTTATTTACTATCCCACTCTTCGGTTTAAAATTTAGTAGAATGGTAGTAGGTGGTACTATATGTATGACCTTTGGTATATTATCTTTCTACATCACATTCAATATGACAAAGTTTCTCTTCTCCTAA
- a CDS encoding TIGR00295 family protein: protein MYIPEILKVFPYVNNEKFRRYYSLLSKLCNKNVVMHCLAVSLYTYEVGLKLKRKGHNVDLDLAVFGALLHDIGRSKTHGINHGIEGGRIIREYNLGEKLALIVERHIGGGIPKEEAVKLGLPPRDYIPTTLEEKLVAHCDNLIIGTRRVDINVVVEKFRRKLSCDNIDHPVILRIVKLNDEINLLLGEEKLCHIECDVER, encoded by the coding sequence ATGTATATTCCAGAGATACTCAAGGTATTTCCCTATGTAAATAATGAGAAATTTAGGAGATACTACTCTCTACTCTCGAAGTTATGTAATAAAAATGTGGTGATGCACTGTTTGGCTGTGTCTCTTTACACCTATGAGGTTGGTTTAAAATTAAAGAGAAAAGGTCATAATGTAGATCTAGATTTGGCAGTATTTGGTGCCCTTCTTCACGATATAGGAAGAAGTAAGACCCATGGTATAAACCATGGTATTGAAGGGGGGAGGATAATAAGGGAGTATAACTTAGGTGAAAAATTAGCTCTAATAGTGGAGAGGCACATTGGAGGAGGAATACCAAAAGAGGAAGCTGTTAAGTTAGGATTACCTCCAAGGGACTACATCCCTACGACACTGGAGGAGAAACTTGTAGCACACTGTGACAATCTAATAATTGGTACAAGGAGGGTAGATATAAATGTTGTAGTGGAGAAGTTCAGGAGGAAATTATCCTGTGATAATATAGATCATCCTGTAATACTGAGGATTGTAAAGTTAAACGATGAAATTAATCTACTATTAGGAGAAGAGAAACTTTGTCATATTGAATGTGATGTAGAAAGATAA
- the purM gene encoding phosphoribosylformylglycinamidine cyclo-ligase, with protein sequence MVTYRDAGVDIYKEDRVIRALISQITFKRNDSFKPCEELIGHYAGAIEFGDYYLVLCTDGVGSKMVVAKMANRYDTVAIDMIAMNVNDAISIGAEPVALVDYIAVEDIDENIARQIGKGLNEGLKEANISLIGGETATLPDIVKGIDIAGTVLAVVRRDKVITGRDIKKGDVIVGLRSSGIHSNGLSLARKVFFEIGNMDIHHELPHGKTVGEELLTPTRIYVKPVLEMIKKVKVKGLAHITGGGFRKLRRLKKDVVYLIDNLPEPHPIFNEIQRVGNVPDEEMFRTFNMGIGFCVIVDKKDSEKVIEIANHHNIPAYVIGKVLKEVEIGDEVIKNKVVVKYKNKYIVIE encoded by the coding sequence ATGGTAACCTACAGAGATGCTGGAGTGGATATATATAAAGAGGATAGAGTTATAAGGGCACTGATATCCCAAATTACCTTTAAAAGGAATGATAGTTTTAAACCCTGTGAAGAACTTATAGGACACTATGCTGGTGCTATCGAATTTGGAGACTACTATCTTGTACTCTGTACAGATGGGGTTGGAAGTAAGATGGTTGTTGCTAAGATGGCAAATAGATACGACACTGTAGCCATAGATATGATAGCTATGAATGTTAACGATGCCATCTCCATAGGGGCGGAGCCTGTTGCACTTGTTGATTATATAGCAGTTGAAGATATAGATGAAAATATAGCGAGACAGATAGGTAAGGGGTTAAATGAGGGATTGAAGGAGGCGAATATAAGTCTAATTGGAGGGGAAACTGCAACACTTCCAGATATTGTAAAGGGAATAGATATTGCAGGGACAGTTTTAGCCGTTGTAAGGAGGGATAAGGTTATAACTGGAAGGGATATTAAGAAAGGGGATGTTATAGTAGGTCTTAGAAGTAGTGGGATACACAGTAATGGACTGTCCCTGGCTAGAAAGGTGTTCTTTGAAATTGGAAATATGGATATTCATCATGAACTACCTCATGGAAAAACTGTTGGAGAGGAGTTACTAACACCTACGAGAATATATGTAAAACCAGTGTTGGAGATGATAAAAAAGGTAAAGGTTAAAGGTCTCGCCCATATTACAGGGGGAGGATTTAGGAAGTTGAGAAGATTAAAAAAAGATGTTGTCTACCTCATAGATAACCTACCTGAACCTCACCCCATATTCAATGAGATTCAGAGAGTAGGAAACGTCCCAGATGAAGAGATGTTTAGAACCTTCAACATGGGCATAGGTTTCTGTGTAATAGTGGATAAAAAAGATAGTGAAAAGGTTATAGAGATCGCCAACCATCACAACATTCCTGCCTATGTTATAGGTAAGGTTTTAAAGGAGGTGGAGATAGGAGATGAAGTAATAAAAAATAAAGTAGTTGTAAAGTATAAAAATAAATATATAGTAATAGAGTAA
- the mvp gene encoding hyperpolarization-activated voltage-gated potassium channel, with protein MRLSLSSLKERIYSPKVYNTLEIIGILCTLEILISFILSTYNPPYEYIFLKLDFASISILSFQFFYKLIGSKDKLNFLRNIYNIIDAVVIGAFILYFLQIYATNAIVSLRIINAVRILILLRIIKFKHLRLSREVINFITILTYSFIISSFIWLVENEVNPNINNFADAFYFTVISLTTVGYGDITPVTPWGKGIIVLSILYIVSGLITKIQSLFYRELEKEKK; from the coding sequence ATGAGACTATCCCTAAGTTCCCTCAAAGAGAGAATATACAGTCCTAAGGTATACAACACTCTTGAGATAATAGGAATATTATGTACCTTGGAGATACTTATCTCCTTTATCCTTTCAACCTACAACCCACCTTATGAGTATATCTTCCTAAAGTTAGATTTTGCATCCATATCAATTCTTTCCTTTCAATTTTTCTATAAGTTAATAGGTAGTAAGGATAAGTTAAACTTCCTAAGGAATATCTACAATATAATCGACGCTGTAGTTATTGGGGCTTTTATCTTATACTTCCTTCAGATATACGCTACAAATGCAATTGTCAGTTTGAGGATAATCAACGCAGTTAGAATCCTGATACTTCTAAGGATTATAAAGTTTAAACATCTTAGATTGAGTCGTGAGGTAATAAACTTTATCACCATCTTAACTTACAGTTTTATAATATCTAGCTTTATATGGCTGGTGGAGAACGAGGTAAATCCAAATATAAATAACTTTGCGGATGCCTTCTACTTTACAGTAATATCTCTAACTACAGTGGGGTATGGAGATATCACCCCTGTAACCCCCTGGGGAAAGGGAATAATTGTACTTTCCATCCTATATATAGTATCTGGACTTATAACTAAGATACAGTCTCTTTTCTATAGAGAGTTGGAGAAGGAAAAGAAGTAG